The stretch of DNA CATCATGGTGGCCATCGTCGGCGCGGTGGTTGGGGCCCCCGTGGTGGATATTATCGTCGTCCGCGATATCACGATACCAGCCACTTTCACTATCAGCCGGGTGGTTATGTGCCGCACGGCAACCACTACCACTATGTGCCGGGTCATTACCGCCTGCATCGCCAGGGGCATTGGCACTACTAGGCCGTCCACAGAATTGCGGCCAAAGGCTAATTAATAATGAGTTCATGAGCAGCCGCCGGTTCGCGCCGCGCGGCTTTCTTCGTATCCGTAATTTGCCGGAAGCCAAGCCTATCACGGCCCGCTGGGGCATGAGAAACTGTACCGTTCAGGCGAACCTTACCAAATCCGCAGCCGGACGGGACTGCCTGATTGCTGCAATCTGACGCTCTACCGGCGGCTTGCTCACTTTTTTGGCAACTGTTTGAAGATGTCTCAAAACTGAGTCGATAATTGAGATGGAACAATTTTCGTTGTCTTCGCGTCCGCAGGTGGTCGGGAGCGTTTAAGGCTCTATCTTCCCTCGGGCCGCATCTAAGAGGTCCTTGAAATGCTAAGATCTGTTTTTTGCTCCGTAGGGCTGTTTGTCCTGCTCTGGGGGGCCGCGTTTCTGATGATTGACAAAGTGACGCTGAATATGGAGGAAGCCCCCGGTGCTCGGAGCGGATTCCGCGGTATGTTCAGCAGTGTGGGTATCAAACAAAAGCGAGAGTTCGACCCGCCGGAATGGGCCGCATTCAGTTTGATGTCGGTGGGAACCGTCACAATGCTGTACTCCGTGGCCTTGCCGAAAAAACCTGGTTAATAGCCCGCTAAAAAAAGGGTGCCACTGGCGGCTCGTCCGCCAGTGCAAACCGCGTGACCATCAAGTACACCGCTGGACCAGCCAGCTGTAACACCCACGATCGGGTGCCCATGACTTGATGACCGGCTATTCAGCTTCACGTGCAGCTCAGTGAGACAGAAGAGAAACCGGCGACGACGAGGAAACTCGCGCCCGCCGGTTTTTCTATTGCTACTCGTGTTGTGAATCCGGACCAGCGTATTTGTTGCCGCGCCAATCCCATTGGCCAGTCGGATACACTTTGGTAAAGGAGTCTGAACCGTCGTGGTAATAGACTTCGAACGTCTCCCGATCGTCAGCGACCCAGTAGCCATGTGAAATCAGGGCGTCTCGATTCGCGCGCCCATGAGCAGGCAAGTCGCTTGGAAACGGCGGTCCCTCCTCCGCAAGTGCCGAATACGTTTGGGTCAGGTATTGCTTGGTCGCATTCATGCGGTATGCAGTCCCGATGAATGGAATCGGCGCTACGAATAAGGCGGCGATCACGAGGGCGACAAGGTAATTGCGGACTGCAACTTGCCGCATAATTCCGGCAATGGCGCCTCCGAAACAAGCAACCGTGAACACGAAACCGCAGATTGCGAGATTAGCGAGAGCGTAACCTTTGTCGTGAACAGTAGCGAAAGTGTGCCGCCAGGCCAAAATTGCAAATGTCGCCGTTGCAACACCCAGGATCATGCTGCCGATGATGTGTCGACGCATAGCTTTATTTCTCGCCAAATACTGGAAGAGGATTGTCCTTGTTCACCGGGCCTCCTCAAGCGATATTATTATCCCTGCCCAGTAGATGCCTTTGCCACTAGTGGTCTCCCCCTGCGGATGTTAGCATAAATGAGCACCGGCAAATTTGAAAATAGCCGGTGGTTCTCTAAACATCGTAGCGATATTTTCGCCCCTCGTCCGACGCACAGCAATGATATTCATTCTCGACAACTACGATTCGTTTACCTACAACCTCGTCCAACGGTTGGGGGAAATCGACGCGACGCTCGATATTCATGTCGCTCGCAACGATAAGACCTCCATCAAGGAAATCGAAGCGTTGCGGCCGGAGCGGATTATTATTTCGCCTGGTCCTTGCACGCCGCACGAGGCGGGACTGTCCAAGGAAGTGGTCGAACATTTCGCACCGCACCTGCCGTTGCTGGGGGTCTGCTTGGGGCATCAGTGCATTTGCGAAGTCTTTGGTTGGCAGGTCGTCCGTGCGGAACGTTTGATGCACGGCAAGGTCTCGCAGATTCATCACGATGGCGAAGGGGTCTTTGCCGGTTTGAACAATCCCTTTGAGGCGACGCGCTATCACAGTCTGATTGGCGATCCGACGGATGCTCCTGAGGATATTGTCGTGACTGCCTGGACTGAGGATGAGGATTTCCCTCGCGAAATCATGGGGGTGCGGCATCGGGACTATCCGCTGCACGGCGTGCAATTTCATCCGGAGAGTTTTTTGACTTTTGAGGGGTCGCAACTGTTGCGGAACTTCTTAGACATTCCCAGTAAAAAACAGTGACGACGATGTTCACCGTGGAACAGGCGCTGGACGCCATCATCGCCGAAGTTGCCGCCCCTGTCGCGGCGCGCGTACCGCTCGGCGAATCACTGGGCTTGGTGTTGGCTGAGGATATCGACAGCGACGTCGATACACCGCCGTTTGATAAAGCACTGATGGACGGTTACGCCGTGCGTGCGGCGGATGTGACATCGGGTCGCGCGGAGCTACGATTTTTGGAAGAGGTCATGGCGGGGCAAGTCCCCACACGGGCCGTTGAGCCGGGATGGGCGACGCGGATCATGACCGGTGCTCCTCTTCCTGCCGGGGCCGATGCGGTTGTGCGTGTCGAAGACACACAATTCCGCGACTCCAAAGAACCAGCTGTAGTCGCAATCGACGGTGCTCCCGTGACGGTCGGGCAAAGTATCATGCGACAAGGCACGTCGACACAGCGAGGCCAGCGCGTGCTGAATTCCGGCACGCCATTGCGCCCGCAGGAGATCGGCACGTTGGCGGAATCGGGTCGCGATCAGGTGGCGGTCTATCATCGTCCCCGCGTGGCAATTTTGGCAACGGGGGATGAATTGGTTCCGGTGAATGAAATTCCGCAACCGGGACAGATTCGCAATTCCAATGAGTCGATGTTGGCGGCGCAAATACAACGTGCGGGGGGTGAACCGGTCCCGCTAGGAATTGCCCGCGATGAGCGCGCCAATCTGCGGGAGCGGATCGAAGCGGGTCTCGCCTGCGATCTGCTGCTGCTTTCGGGCGGCGTTTCGGCTGGAAAATTGGACTTGGTTCCTTCGGAGCTACAAGCTGCCGGGGTGCGACAGGTGTTTCACAAGGTGCGTGTCAAACCGGGAAAACCGCTCTGGTTCGGCGTGAGCGAGCGATCCAAAAAAGATGCAAACCCTATCCATAAAGGATGTTATGTGTTCGGGTTGCCTGGAAACCCGGTCAGTAGTATGGTTTGCTGCGAAATTTTCGTACGGACGGCACTGCGCCGGTTGTTGGGGATTGAACCACAGCGACCGTTGGCTGTGTCGGCACGGTTGGAACATGAGTATCGCCACCAGGGAAATCGTCCGACGTATCATCCGGCTCAAATGGAATCGAGCCTGACGGGGCGCACGGTTTCGATTGTCTCCTGGCAGGGTTCGTCCGACTTGCGGGCGACCACGGCGGCGAATGGTATGGTCTGTTTCCCCGCCGGAGAAGCTGTGTACTCCGCGGGGACGGTCATGGACGTCTATCCTTGGTAAGGCGAGTCGTCTATTATTCCCGGCCACATGGCATTTGAGGGCCATCGTCAAACGATATGCTCCTCTGAAAAAATTGAACCTCCAAGGATGGGAACTCGCGCATGTCGCCCGAAATCATGACGTTGCCGCAATCGAAATCACGTCTTCCGAATACTCCAGCGGCGAACACAGCGGATCCGTCGACCCGTGCGTTCATCGAAGCGGCACGGGCACAACCGGCCCCGATGCGTGCGGCGCTGGCCGCCGGCGGTTTGACCAGTTTGTTGGCCTGGGCCAGTTTTACACCGCTGAATATCAGCCCTTTGGGCTGGGTCTGTTTGGTCCCATTCATTCTGCTGGCCCGCATTGAGCGGCCCACGCGATTGATGTATCTGGCGACCTACCTCACCGGTTTAGCATTTTGGCTGCCGACGCTGCAGTGGATGCGGTTGGGGCATGTGACGATGTATACCGCTTGGTTGGCGCTGGCCGTGTATATGGCGGCCTATTTTCCGGTTTGCCTGGGTTTAACGCGGGTGGCCGTGCATCGGTTTCGCATTCCCTTGGCCATCGCCTTTCCTGTGGTCTGGGTCGGACTGGAATTGGTCCGCGGGCATTTGCTGACCGGTTTTGGTTGGTACTATTTAGGACATTCGCAGTACCGTTGGTTGGAGTTGATTCAAATCAGCGACGTCGTCGGCGCTTACGGCGTGAGCTTTGTGATGGCAATGATGTCGGCTTGTGTGGCGTTGATCATTCCGCCGCGGTGGTTGGCCAAGTTGCAATTGCTGCCGCCCAACGACGCCAGTCCCACACCACAAACGATATTAACGATCCGGGCGCGGGGCATTGTGCTGTGTCTTTCTGTATTTGTGGCGGTGGTTGGTTATGGGTATTGGCGACGCAGCGCTGCCGATTTCGACCGGCATCCCGCACCAAAAATTGCCGCCGTGCAGACCAATGCCACGTCGGAAGTGAAACACAATCCGAAACAAGTGGAAACGATCTACAATTCGCTGCGGAAATTGACCGGTTCGGCTGTGTTGGAAAAACCGGACCTGATCGTTTGGCCGGAGACGATGTTCCGTTGGCCGCTGTTCGAAGTAGCAAGCAACGTGTCGCCGGCGGATTTGGAAAAGAGTCTTCCCAAGC from Symmachiella dynata encodes:
- the lnt gene encoding apolipoprotein N-acyltransferase; this translates as MSPEIMTLPQSKSRLPNTPAANTADPSTRAFIEAARAQPAPMRAALAAGGLTSLLAWASFTPLNISPLGWVCLVPFILLARIERPTRLMYLATYLTGLAFWLPTLQWMRLGHVTMYTAWLALAVYMAAYFPVCLGLTRVAVHRFRIPLAIAFPVVWVGLELVRGHLLTGFGWYYLGHSQYRWLELIQISDVVGAYGVSFVMAMMSACVALIIPPRWLAKLQLLPPNDASPTPQTILTIRARGIVLCLSVFVAVVGYGYWRRSAADFDRHPAPKIAAVQTNATSEVKHNPKQVETIYNSLRKLTGSAVLEKPDLIVWPETMFRWPLFEVASNVSPADLEKSLPKQDLEFLRGLEVKQNLHKLSQMADAAMVIGLETVAVDQHGMHTYNSAAFVSPDRGLAGRYDKLHRVPFGEYLPFQESMPWLKNFSPYPPDFGITAGAKPQSFEHDGIRYAPVICFEDTVPHVVRDVLLASEETGVTGKPVDVLLNLTNDGWFHGSSELDQHLITAAFRCVENRTPMVRSVNTGISAIIDGDGAIRSRAVNRETGREKQVEAVLVDYVPLDSRRSLYLASGDWFAGSCAFCCGFLGIAGLLSRWIPKRVGARHNEG
- a CDS encoding anthranilate synthase component II produces the protein MIFILDNYDSFTYNLVQRLGEIDATLDIHVARNDKTSIKEIEALRPERIIISPGPCTPHEAGLSKEVVEHFAPHLPLLGVCLGHQCICEVFGWQVVRAERLMHGKVSQIHHDGEGVFAGLNNPFEATRYHSLIGDPTDAPEDIVVTAWTEDEDFPREIMGVRHRDYPLHGVQFHPESFLTFEGSQLLRNFLDIPSKKQ
- the glp gene encoding gephyrin-like molybdotransferase Glp gives rise to the protein MFTVEQALDAIIAEVAAPVAARVPLGESLGLVLAEDIDSDVDTPPFDKALMDGYAVRAADVTSGRAELRFLEEVMAGQVPTRAVEPGWATRIMTGAPLPAGADAVVRVEDTQFRDSKEPAVVAIDGAPVTVGQSIMRQGTSTQRGQRVLNSGTPLRPQEIGTLAESGRDQVAVYHRPRVAILATGDELVPVNEIPQPGQIRNSNESMLAAQIQRAGGEPVPLGIARDERANLRERIEAGLACDLLLLSGGVSAGKLDLVPSELQAAGVRQVFHKVRVKPGKPLWFGVSERSKKDANPIHKGCYVFGLPGNPVSSMVCCEIFVRTALRRLLGIEPQRPLAVSARLEHEYRHQGNRPTYHPAQMESSLTGRTVSIVSWQGSSDLRATTAANGMVCFPAGEAVYSAGTVMDVYPW